One window of the Populus trichocarpa isolate Nisqually-1 chromosome 9, P.trichocarpa_v4.1, whole genome shotgun sequence genome contains the following:
- the LOC7490056 gene encoding cyclin-D3-1 isoform X1 translates to MAIPKQQELGQNELSTQQEQNTSFLLDALYCEEGKWEDDSEEEVLQESPSVNNPSGDLFSISLLEQDLFWEDEELLSLFSKEQEQQASVSVNNVASDPFLSRARQEAVEWMLKVIAHHGFSALTSILAINYLDRFLVSPCYQRDNRSWMIQLVAVTCLSLAAKVEETHVPLLLDLQVEDTKYLFEAKTIQRMELLVLSTLKWKMHPVTPLSFLDHIIRRLGLKTNVHWEFLRRCEHLLLYVVSDSRSGCYLPSVLATATMMHVIDQVETFNPIDYQTQLLDVLKITKEKVNGCYGLILELSRTRAIANNKPKKRKFEPTPLQGSSVSSSLETLFKKGRTQDQWVFVDIIGSPR, encoded by the exons ATGGCAATACCTAAACAACAAGAACTAGGACAAAATGAACTAAGCACACAGCAAGAACAGAACACTTCATTCTTGCTAGATGCACTCTATTGTGAAGAGGGGAAATGGGAAGATGATTCAGAAGAAGAGGTTTTGCAAGAGAGTCCTTCCGTGAACAACCCCTCTGGCGATCTGTTTTCGATTTCATTGCTTGAACAAGATTTGTTCTGGGAAGATGAGGAGCTTCTCTCACTCTTCTctaaagaacaagaacaacaaGCTTCTGTTAGTGTCAATAATGTGGCAAGCGATCCTTTTCTTTCCAGGGCTCGTCAAGAAGCTGTGGAGTGGATGCTTAAGGTCATTGCTCATCATGGATTTTCAGCTCTCACATCAATCTTGGCTATCAATTATCTAGATAGGTTTCTTGTTAGCCCCTGTTATCAAAGAGATAATAGATCATGGATGATCCAGCTTGTGGCTGTCACTTGTCTTTCTTTGGCTGCCAAAGTTGAAGAGACTCATGTTCCTCTTCTGCTAGACCTCCAA GTGGAAGACACGAAATATTTATTCGAGGCCAAAACCATTCAAAGGATGGAGCTACTAGTGCTTTCAACACTGAAATGGAAGATGCACCCAGTGACTCCACTTTCATTTCTTGATCATATCATTAGGAGGCTTGGATTAAAGACCAATGTTCATTGGGAGTTTCTCAGGAGATGTGAGCATCTCCTGCTCTATGTTGTCTCTG ATTCAAGATCTGGCTGTTATCTTCCTTCTGTGTTGGCCACTGCTACAATGATGCATGTTATAGACCAAGTTGAGACCTTCAATCCCATTGACTACCAGACCCAGCTTCTTGATGTTCTCAAGATAACCAAG GAAAAAGTAAATGGTTGTTATGGTCTGATTCTTGAGCTGTCGAGGACTCGAGCCATTGCCAATAACAAGCCTAAAAAGAGGAAGTTCGAGCCAACGCCTCTGCAAGGGTCATCGGTCTCTTCGTCACTAGAAACTCTCTTTAAGAAGGGCAGAACCCAAGACCAATGGGTCTTTGTGGACATTATTGGCAGCCCAcgttaa
- the LOC7490056 gene encoding cyclin-D3-1 isoform X2: MAIPKQQELGQNELSTQQEQNTSFLLDALYCEEGKWEDDSEEEVLQESPSVNNPSGDLFSISLLEQDLFWEDEELLSLFSKEQEQQASVSVNNVASDPFLSRARQEAVEWMLKVIAHHGFSALTSILAINYLDRFLVSPCYQRDNRSWMIQLVAVTCLSLAAKVEETHVPLLLDLQVEDTKYLFEAKTIQRMELLVLSTLKWKMHPVTPLSFLDHIIRRLGLKTNVHWEFLRRCEHLLLYVVSDSRSGCYLPSVLATATMMHVIDQVETFNPIDYQTQLLDVLKITKLHLFVNRKK; encoded by the exons ATGGCAATACCTAAACAACAAGAACTAGGACAAAATGAACTAAGCACACAGCAAGAACAGAACACTTCATTCTTGCTAGATGCACTCTATTGTGAAGAGGGGAAATGGGAAGATGATTCAGAAGAAGAGGTTTTGCAAGAGAGTCCTTCCGTGAACAACCCCTCTGGCGATCTGTTTTCGATTTCATTGCTTGAACAAGATTTGTTCTGGGAAGATGAGGAGCTTCTCTCACTCTTCTctaaagaacaagaacaacaaGCTTCTGTTAGTGTCAATAATGTGGCAAGCGATCCTTTTCTTTCCAGGGCTCGTCAAGAAGCTGTGGAGTGGATGCTTAAGGTCATTGCTCATCATGGATTTTCAGCTCTCACATCAATCTTGGCTATCAATTATCTAGATAGGTTTCTTGTTAGCCCCTGTTATCAAAGAGATAATAGATCATGGATGATCCAGCTTGTGGCTGTCACTTGTCTTTCTTTGGCTGCCAAAGTTGAAGAGACTCATGTTCCTCTTCTGCTAGACCTCCAA GTGGAAGACACGAAATATTTATTCGAGGCCAAAACCATTCAAAGGATGGAGCTACTAGTGCTTTCAACACTGAAATGGAAGATGCACCCAGTGACTCCACTTTCATTTCTTGATCATATCATTAGGAGGCTTGGATTAAAGACCAATGTTCATTGGGAGTTTCTCAGGAGATGTGAGCATCTCCTGCTCTATGTTGTCTCTG ATTCAAGATCTGGCTGTTATCTTCCTTCTGTGTTGGCCACTGCTACAATGATGCATGTTATAGACCAAGTTGAGACCTTCAATCCCATTGACTACCAGACCCAGCTTCTTGATGTTCTCAAGATAACCAAG CTGCATTTGTTTGTTAACAGGAAAAAGTAA
- the LOC7490055 gene encoding uncharacterized protein LOC7490055 isoform X2 gives MSVSTIQGRLLEVTVVECTKLKDTEWISRQDPYVCVEYGSHNCRTRTCTDGGKNPTFQEKFMFTLIEGLREISVGVWNSNTLSLDDFIGKGKIQLHKVLSQGFDDTTWPLQTKTGRYAGEVKLIMHYANANKAATGYAPSAPPCVYPDPGVSQRYLPPPAHGTPHAQPPTTYPAPSPYPSYPPSSAFPQSAYPPPQPTPYPPAPYPACSAYPPPPYPPLPPYPPPPQASPYYPRGPFFGTYPPPPY, from the exons ATGTCAGTTTCTACTATTCAAGGCCGGCTTCTTGAAGTcactg TTGTTGAGTGTACTAAACTGAAAGACACTGAATGGATATCAAGACAAGATCCTTACGTTTGTGTTGAATATGGTAGCCATAACTGTCGCACAAGAACCTGCACAG atgGAGGCAAAAACCCTACATTCCAAGAGAAGTTTATGTTTACACTAATTGAAGGGTTAAGAGAGATAAGTGTTGGTGTTTGGAACAGCAATACCCTATCTCTTGATGATTTTATCGGCAAGGGAAA GATTCAATTGCACAAAGTTCTTTCGCAGGGCTTTGACGATACAACTTGGCCACTTCAAACTAAAACTGGAAG GTATGCTGGAGAAGTAAAATTGATAATGCACTATGCAAATGCCAAC AAAGCAGCAACAGGCTATGCTCCTTCAGCACCACCATGTGTATACCCTGATCCTGGAGTCTCACAACGCTATTTACCGCCACCTGCGCATGGAACTCCTCATGCACAACCACCGACAACCTACCCAGCTCCATCTCCTTATCCCTCATACCCACCTAGTTCAGCATTTCCACAATCAGCGTATCCCCCACCACAGC CTACTCCTTATCCTCCTGCACCGTACCCAGCATGTTCAGCATATCCTCCACCACCATATCCACCTCTACCACCATATCCACCTCCACCTCAAGCTTCACCCTACTATCCTCGAG gtcctttttttgGAACCTATCCTCCTCCACCATACTAA
- the LOC7490055 gene encoding uncharacterized protein LOC7490055 isoform X1, protein MSVSTIQGRLLEVTVVECTKLKDTEWISRQDPYVCVEYGSHNCRTRTCTDGGKNPTFQEKFMFTLIEGLREISVGVWNSNTLSLDDFIGKGKIQLHKVLSQGFDDTTWPLQTKTGRYAGEVKLIMHYANANKAATGYAPSAPPCVYPDPGVSQRYLPPPAHGTPHAQPPTTYPAPSPYPSYPPSSAFPQSAYPPPQPTPYPPAPYPACSAYPPPQPTPYPPAPYPACSAYPPPPYPPLPPYPPPPQASPYYPRGPFFGTYPPPPY, encoded by the exons ATGTCAGTTTCTACTATTCAAGGCCGGCTTCTTGAAGTcactg TTGTTGAGTGTACTAAACTGAAAGACACTGAATGGATATCAAGACAAGATCCTTACGTTTGTGTTGAATATGGTAGCCATAACTGTCGCACAAGAACCTGCACAG atgGAGGCAAAAACCCTACATTCCAAGAGAAGTTTATGTTTACACTAATTGAAGGGTTAAGAGAGATAAGTGTTGGTGTTTGGAACAGCAATACCCTATCTCTTGATGATTTTATCGGCAAGGGAAA GATTCAATTGCACAAAGTTCTTTCGCAGGGCTTTGACGATACAACTTGGCCACTTCAAACTAAAACTGGAAG GTATGCTGGAGAAGTAAAATTGATAATGCACTATGCAAATGCCAAC AAAGCAGCAACAGGCTATGCTCCTTCAGCACCACCATGTGTATACCCTGATCCTGGAGTCTCACAACGCTATTTACCGCCACCTGCGCATGGAACTCCTCATGCACAACCACCGACAACCTACCCAGCTCCATCTCCTTATCCCTCATACCCACCTAGTTCAGCATTTCCACAATCAGCGTATCCCCCACCACAGCCTACTCCTTATCCTCCTGCACCGTACCCAGCATGTTCAGCATATCCCCCACCACAGCCTACTCCTTATCCTCCTGCACCGTACCCAGCATGTTCAGCATATCCTCCACCACCATATCCACCTCTACCACCATATCCACCTCCACCTCAAGCTTCACCCTACTATCCTCGAG gtcctttttttgGAACCTATCCTCCTCCACCATACTAA
- the LOC7490054 gene encoding phosphatidylinositol 3,4,5-trisphosphate 3-phosphatase and protein-tyrosine-phosphatase PTEN2A, with amino-acid sequence MDSETADSSPPPVKSPDTQPPPHDPVPGNSASDATSKLSAAGITSWAKSLKIPQPLTSSPDDSPTGNAGKSTFARFTSGFGLRMSPKSPAADDSPEGTSSTSQPGIFGTITKGLVDTSKNAVKAVQVKARHAVSQNKRRYQEGGFDLDMTYITENIIAMGFPAGNMSSGFFGYVEGFYRNHMEEVIKFFETHHKDKYKVYNLCSERLYDASLFEGKVASFPFDDHNCPPTQLIISFCQSAYLWLKEDIENVVVVHCKAGMARTGLMISSLLLYLKFFPTAEESIDYYNQKRCFDAKGLVLPSQIRYVKYFERILTYFNGENQPGRRSMLRGFRLHRCPYWIRPSITISDHNGVLFSSKKHPRTKDLPPEDYWFSAPNKGVMVFTLPGEPGLTEVSGDFKVHFHDRQGDFYFWLNTTFMENRQILNTSDIDGFIKRKLPSPGFQVEVVLVDNDGSVSSGSNAETDVKKSDEGSSTAPASVEAATATAEPNQNKDPGSNDKDDVFSDGEADESVFSKRKQAQASSAGGQSAATPAPSPGTDSKSDQVASLTQATEQFSLGNRGSQQSHATSQPKSEVVGGTVSSLEANNSHSEFKAMAADASVFTFGDDEDYESD; translated from the exons ATGGATTCAGAAACTGCCGATTCATCACCGCCACCTGTTAAATCTCCTGATACACAACCACCTCCTCATGATCCTGTGCCCGGGAATTCTGCAAGTGATGCGACATCAAAACTATCTGCAGCTGGCATAACATCATGGGCCAAAAGTTTGAAAATCCCCCAGCCATTGACTTCCTCGCCAGATGACTCGCCTACTGGAAATGCTGGAAAATCAACCTTTGCACGTTTTACTAGTGGGTTTGGACTGCGCATGTCTCCTAAATCCCCTGCAGCAGATGATAGTCCTGAAGGAACGTCATCAACTTCACAACCTGGTATATTTGGAACAATTACTAAGGGATTAGTTGATACTTCTAAGAATGCAGTGAAGGCAGTTCAGGTCAAAGCTCGGCATGCTGTCTCTCAAAACAAGCGAAGATATCAG GAAGGAGGTTTTGATTTGGATATGACATATATCACTGAGAATATAATTGCTATGGGATTTCCTGCTGGTAACATGAGCTCTGGGTTTTTTGGTTATGTGGAG GGGTTCTATCGAAACCACATGGAAGAAGTGATCAAGTTTTTTGAGACCCATCACAAG GACAAGTATAAAGTGTACAATCTTTGTTCTGAAAGGCTGTATGATGCATCACTGTTTGAAGGAAAG GTGGCTAGTTTTCCATTTGATGACCACAATTGCCCCCCAACACAGCTGATAATATCATTTTGTCAAAGTGCTTATTTGTGGTTAAAGGAGGATATTGAGAATGTTGTGGTTGTGCACTGTAAGGCTGGAATGGCAAGGACAGGGCTGATGATTTCTAGCCTTCTTCTGTACTTAAAG TTCTTCCCTACTGCGGAGGAGTCTATTGACTATTACAACCAGAAGagatgttttgatgcaaaaggGCTTGTTCTGCCCAGCCAAATT agatatgtaaaatattttgagCGTATCTTAACATACTTCAATGGAGAAAACCAGCCAGGGCGTAG GAGCATGCTCAGGGGATTTCGGCTTCACAGGTGCCCATATTGGATCAGGCCATCTATTACCATCTCTGATCATAATG GTGTTCTCTTCTCCTCAAAAAAGCATCCCAGAACCAAGGATTTGCCG CCCGAAGATTATTGGTTTAGTGCTCCCAATAAAGGAGTTATGGTCTTTACTTTGCCAGGAGAGCCTGGTCTGACGGAGGTGTCTGGAGACTTCAAAGTTCATTTTCATGACCGCCAAGGGGATTTTTACTT TTGGTTGAACACGACATTTATGGAGAATAGACAAATTTTGAACACCAGCGATATTGATGGGTTCATTAAG AGGAAACTGCCTTCCCCAGGATTTCAGGTTGAGGTTGTGCTGGTAGATAATGATGGCTCTGTTTCAAGTGGGTCAAATGCTGAAACTGATGTGAAGAAGTCGGATGAAGGTTCAAGTACTGCTCCCGCATCAGTTGAAGCAGCTACAGCTACAGctgaaccaaaccaaaataaagATCCAGGAAGTAATGATAAAGATGATGTGTTCTCAGATGGTGAGGCAGATGAATCAGTATTTTCCAAACGAAAGCAGGCTCAAGCATCCTCTGCAGGGGGACAAAGTGCTGCCACACCAGCACCTAGTCCTGGAACTGATAGTAAATCAGATCAAGTTGCAAGTTTAACCCAGGCAACCGAACAGTTTTCTCTGGGAAACAGGGGCTCCCAGCAATCACATGCCACTAGTCAGCCGAAAAGTGAAGTTGTAGGTGGAACTGTCTCAAGCCTTGAGGCGAACAACTCCCATAGTGAATTCAAGGCAATGGCTGCAGATGCATCCGTCTTTACCTTTGGAGATGATGAAGACTACGAAAGTGACTGA
- the LOC7490053 gene encoding cysteine proteinase mucunain, which produces MASLYRSFAFLATFYFLSVCLAIDMSIIDYNLKHGQVPERTEAETLRLYEMWLVKYGKAYNALGEKERRFEIFKDNLKFVDQHNSVGNPSYKLGLNKFADLSNEEYRAAYLGTRMDGKRRLLGGPKSARYLFKDCDDLPESVDWREKGAVAPVKDQGQCGSCWAFSTVGAVEGINQIVTGNLTSLSEQELVDCDKVYNQGCNGGLMDYAFEFIMKNGGIDTEEDYPYKAVDSMCDPNRKNARVVTIDGYEDVPQNDEKSLRKAVANQPVSVAIEAGGRAFQLYQSGVFTGSCGTQLDHGVVVVGYGTENGVDYWVVRNSWGPAWGENGYIRMERNVASTETGKCGIAMEASYPTKKGANPPNPGPSPPSPVNPSPPPSSECDDYYSCPAGSTCCCIYPYGDYCFGWGCCPLESATCCDDHNSCCPHEYPVCDLEAGTCRMSKNNPFGVKALTRAPARIAQSHQLGGKRPAGRRLGIV; this is translated from the exons ATGGCTTCTCTTTATCGATCGTTTGCCTTCTTGGCTACGTTTTATTTCCTTTCTGTCTGTTTAGCCATAGACATGTCCATAATTGATTACAACTTAAAGCATGGCCAAGTCCCAGAAAGAACAGAGGCGGAGACATTAAGACTCTACGAGATGTGGCTAGTCAAATACGGGAAAGCATATAATGCTTTgggtgaaaaagaaagaagatttgAAATTTTCAAGGATAATCTTAAATTCGTTGACCAACACAACTCGGTTGGGAACCCAAGTTATAAACTTGGGTTAAACAAGTTTGCGGATTTGAGTAATGAGGAGTACCGGGCGGCTTATTTGGGCACGAGGATGGATGGAAAGAGAAGGTTGTTGGGTGGACCAAAGAGTGCGAGGTATTTGTTTAAGGACTGTGATGATTTGCCGGAGAGTGTTGATTGGAGAGAAAAAGGAGCCGTTGCCCCTGTTAAAGATCAAGGCCAGTGTg ggagtTGCTGGGCATTCTCAACTGTTGGTGCTGTGGAGGGGATAAACCAGATTGTGACTGGTAACCTGACATCTCTGTCAGAACAGGAGTTGGTGGATTGCGATAAAGTATATAACCAAGGATGCAATGGAGGTCTCATGGACTATgcctttgaatttattatgaagAATGGTGGTATTGATACCGAAGAAGATTACCCCTACAAGGCTGTTGATAGCATGTGTGATCCAAACAGG AAAAATGCTAGAGTTGTTACAATTGATGGATACGAAGACGTTCCCCAAAATGATGAGAAGTCACTGAGAAAGGCTGTGGCAAATCAACCTGTCAGTGTTGCCATTGAAGCTGGTGGAAGGGCTTTCCAACTCTACCAGTCT gGTGTTTTTACTGGTTCATGTGGAACACAGCTAGACCATGGTGTGGTTGTTGTTGGGTATGGTACAGAAAATGGCGTAGATTACTGGGTCGTCAGGAACTCATGGGGTCCTGCATGGGGAGAGAATGGGTACATCAGGATGGAGCGTAATGTTGCCAGCACGGAAACTGGCAAGTGTGGAATAGCAATGGAAGCTTCGTATCCCACCAAGAAGGGTGCAAACCCCCCAAATCCTGGTCCTTCCCCTCCATCTCCAGTGAACCCTTCTCCTCCACCTTCCTCAGAGTGTGATGATTACTACTCATGCCCTGCTGGAAGCACATGCTGCTGCATATATCCGTATGGTGACTATTGCTTTGGATGGGGTTGCTGCCCTCTGGAGTCCGCAACCTGCTGTGATGACCATAACAGCTGCTGTCCTCACGAGTATCCTGTCTGTGACCTTGAAGCTGGAACCTGCCGAATG AGCAAGAACAATCCATTTGGTGTTAAGGCATTGACTCGAGCGCCTGCTAGAATTGCTCAGTCTCACCAGCTTGGTGGTAAGAGGCCAGCTGGTAGGAGACTTGGCATTGTTTGA